GTGACCACACACATTTTACTGCACTGCGTAAATTCACAAAAACTGATCTCTTTCAGTACAGGCATGAAAAGGGAACAGACGTCATGTTGACAGTATATAAGAAAATAGCATTGCCAACTGTAAATATTAACCAAAACATCAAAATCCTTGAAAATCCTTATCCATAATTTATCACAATAGTCAAAAGTAGACACTGTGGCATAAAACAGGAATCTTTAAATAAAGTGAGACTACAGTAGAAGCCCACTGTCCTACTGCAGTTACATTTtacgtgtattgtgtgtgtaccTGAGTGGGAAGTCGACCAATGAGTCCAGTTTGTCCCTCATGTAACGGCTGTAGGAAAAGCGTTTCAGATGGACCACCAGCACAGGCGGCAAAGACCAAAGGTCCAGCTTCTTCGTGGCCTGCTGGTGCTGCTTACAGTTTGGACAGTACCTATGAAGCCACACACATGTTTGATACTGTTGCAGTTATGTCATTATCATGAAGCCACAGTATGTGGCCATCCTTTTTGTAAGTTATTTGGACTGTGCAGTGTCGCTCACCAGGGGTCCTCTGCTCCCAGTTTTTCCTTTGTGGTAAACAATTCGATGCAGTCATTCAGCTTGAAGAAGGCCTTCTTCTGAGGCTTGTACTCCATGCTTTCATGCTTGTCAAAgtcctgttcacacacacacgcgcacacacgcacgcacacacacacacacacacacacacacacacctgttagaCCAAGAACTTCACAGTAACACTGTCTCACAGGACATGGATTACATCCCTGTCCCAAAATAGAACAGATAACACTATGCTTTGATGTGGCCTTGTTATCACAATAACCTTCTACAAGCTTAAATAAAACCTAATGGGTCCAATTTATAACAATGTGTacctacaaacacacactaaTACGTTTTTGAGAAATGAAGAACAACGTTATTTAAAAAGGGCCAATAAATGATTCTTCTTTcttgccccaccccaccccgcccCGCCCCACCCCAACCAcgtcaggtccggcattgaaatgtggttcaacaaaactcataataaaggcagtagaatatcaaggggagcttcatgtactttatgaagtttcccttgacaaaggaaatttgttcagcaccaaaaggcagccagattaccattctgctgttatgatgctggacatttttttttttttttttaaaaagagccAATAAGTATGAAAATTTTTTCAGTTCTTGAAAGGAGCTGTGCCTTGTAAGTCCTGGGAGGATTTAATACTTTCTTGAGACCTCATCTCTAGAATTGCTTCCTGCTCCTGAAGTGCTGTTTTGATACTGATCCAATGAAGTGAAATCTGTATCAAAATTCTCAAAATTCTTCATACTGCCTTTACCTCAACAGCAGTTTCGTCAAAGTACTTCTTCTTAATCTCTGGCTCCCAGTCCAAGGAGAGATAAGAGCGGTCTGTGAGAAAGTGGACAGAGTACAAACACCAAAATCagattttgaaaaagaaaaattacttatttcttttttttttttttttttttttacatatttcttttgaatttgttcatattatgtgaACATTCATCCTCTTCCTAAAACAAATTCTTTTTTCACTCCCAACTTCACTCAATTTCCTACCACTGAGTCGGAGGTGTCCCTCGTCAAAGCGGATCTGCCTGGTGTCCTCCTTGATGAGGGAAAAGTCCGTTTTGCCCATGTTATTGAACTGGAATGTAAAAAGTCTCTTTCTGTTGTGCCCAGCTGATTGCTGGCCTTTGGTGGAGTTCTGTGGACCAACCACGCCGTTCTCCAGTTCATTGTCTCCTCCCACAGAGTCCTCTGACTGGCTATTGTCATTTTCAGAGGGTAACTCCTGATCCTGACTGGACTCGTCATCCTGCTCATCAGTCTCCATCTCACCTGAAAAAGGACAGAGCAGATTTATAGTGATGCCACAATTAAAAAGGCCACATTTACAAGGAATATATGCATGTTTGTTCACTCACTAGGTGAGCCTTCCTCCAGCAGTCCATTAGTGGCATTGCCATTGACAGTGTGTTGTTTGGATGGCTGTGTCTCATCACAGTCGTCTTCATCCTCCTCTACAGATGATCGCACAAACCGGCTGCAAACACAAAATCATTTGCTTTTAGAGGAACTGCTTTACTGCTGGTATAAAAAcaagcacttttttttctgtgattattcTTATTGGCAAGCAAAAGTGGCTTGAAAATGAAACTTCTCAGTCAGCATTAAAATTAATAAACAGTAGCTAGAGTCATTTTCTTACAATGACAGTGCAAGCAAACACCAAGAAGGATTTATACCAGAGACGCAGAAGCAGCATGTTGTACAGCTTATCTTCACTGAGAGTTCTGGGGACAGCGATGAGGAAGGGCTGCCCAAACAGCGGCGTGCTGGTATGGTTGTAGCCCGACTGTTTGTACTTCTCTCTCAGGTGCACTGGGACCACAACATGGTCTGTGTCCTCTACCCTGTTCACTGCTACTTCAAACCTACCGGGACAGGAATGGTCAGTCAATTTAAGTCCCACTGCATAGACCGCAGGAAAAAAACATTCTACTGCCTACTGTTATGTTAGGAAAAAAGCATTTTTTGTATAGTGGCATCAAACAAGAAGTTACAGCATGTTTTAAGTTTGTGAAGTCATAAGTTACTGCATTATTTAGATTGTGCATGTCAGCAAAGTTCTGACACTCACACATAGATGTCATCTCTCTCCATGATGCTGCTGAGGTTCTCGTTGGTGGCAAAGATGCGGTGGAAACGGTGATTGTAGATGTCAGTTACAATCATCTGAAAAAGGAATGGAGAAAAGAAACAGTCAGATGAGGGATGCCTTTGATGCTCTTTTGAGGCCAATTAGAATTATGTCCAAACAAATACCAAAAATCTACTAAGCAGACAGCAATACAAAATAAAGGTAAGATTCTCAATATTTAAATAGCTGTAAAAATAATTACCTACTACAAAAAAAATTCTCCACACAAGCAGCTGAAGCTATGTGGGGAGTCACATTCTAAAAGGGGTTTGACTATTTTGGTCTGTGCTGTTTGCAGAGAGGTCAGCATTATAGTGTGACAGCTAATAAGAGAGCGAGGTTACGGCTAAGAGCAGAGCTGACTGTGATGTTTATACCTTCTCAGCAGGAACCCCAGACAGGCTAGAAAGGGAGGTACACAGGTCAGAGATGTAGCCCACCTTTGGAACAGTCAGCTTGTACTGAAAGAGACAAATGCTTATCACTTTAAATTCTATTTTAACCTGAAGTCATACAGACGATGGATCTTTCCAAAGCaatgtgtgttacctgtgtgggTTTAGCCAACGGGTCCAACCTTACAAGATAAACCTCTAATGTCCTCTCCTTCTTCATAGGCAGTGGCAAAGTCAAGTAGCAAAAAGGGTCAAAAGTTACAGAGACCTTGGAACAAACAGGACACACCAAGGTGGATTTGAAAAGGCCATGAaagatgtccacaataatagagtCATTCCTCTTGATATGGTTCTCCCATGCCTCCTCTGCAACCACCTGTAATTAACAACccgaaaaaaaaagacaacccaGCTATTATATCAGCCTGTAAAAACCCCAAAAAGTGAAATCAAGGAACTATAATGGTTTTGTCCAATTAAATAATTTTTAATATGCTTTTAAAACTTGAGCTGGTGGTTCTACCTTATCAGGCCTGCCATTAGCATCCTTGAGCTGGATGTAGGGTTTCTTCCTAATGCGGTTCAAGTCCTCATGAAGGCCATC
This region of Sphaeramia orbicularis chromosome 12, fSphaOr1.1, whole genome shotgun sequence genomic DNA includes:
- the usp15 gene encoding ubiquitin carboxyl-terminal hydrolase 15 isoform X3; the encoded protein is MLLCCWWCLRPEAVELDSRRVDRVLNCEATASTAITAVSLDQWEAETTNTTLQPSQSVKNSSYSLPSYHPYSNSYDYSDQARQSERSGLCGLSNLGNTCFMNSAVQCLSNIPPLTEYFLKDKYTDELNEDNPLGMKGEIARAYAELIKQLWSGKYSYVTPRPFKTQVGRFAPQFSGYQQQDSHELLAFLLDGLHEDLNRIRKKPYIQLKDANGRPDKVVAEEAWENHIKRNDSIIVDIFHGLFKSTLVCPVCSKVSVTFDPFCYLTLPLPMKKERTLEVYLVRLDPLAKPTQYKLTVPKVGYISDLCTSLSSLSGVPAEKMIVTDIYNHRFHRIFATNENLSSIMERDDIYVFEVAVNRVEDTDHVVVPVHLREKYKQSGYNHTSTPLFGQPFLIAVPRTLSEDKLYNMLLLRLCRFVRSSVEEDEDDCDETQPSKQHTVNGNATNGLLEEGSPSEMETDEQDDESSQDQELPSENDNSQSEDSVGGDNELENGVVGPQNSTKGQQSAGHNRKRLFTFQFNNMGKTDFSLIKEDTRQIRFDEGHLRLSDRSYLSLDWEPEIKKKYFDETAVEDFDKHESMEYKPQKKAFFKLNDCIELFTTKEKLGAEDPWYCPNCKQHQQATKKLDLWSLPPVLVVHLKRFSYSRYMRDKLDSLVDFPLRDLDMSEFLINPNAGPCRYDLIAVSNHYGGMGGGHYTAYAKNKDDGKWYNFDDSSVSPANEDQIVSKAGYVLFYQRQDTVKGTGYFALDREEEEEEEEEEEDGEEEENEGEERRERKSASSAQGASSAGAAAAQSDEEDLNENRRRKNDNEKEDDEEEEEEEEEEEEEEEQVPNRDVAMKTN